The Catenulispora sp. MAP5-51 genome segment TGCCGGCCGAGCAGGCCTGCGGCTATCTGCTCAGTGCCCTCGCCCCGCCCGACGGCTTCCACGACGACGTGGCGGTCCTCGCCCTGCGCCCGGTCGGCACCACCTCCACCAGCCTGGTCGCCACCCATCCCGCCGACCCGGCCACGCTGCCGGGACTGCGGGACCGGATCAGATCCTGGCTCGAATCCCAGGAACTGGATCCCGCGACCGCCCACAACATCCTGGTGTGCACGGGCGAAGCCCTGGCCAGCGCGGTGGAGCACGGCGCGCACGCGAAGCCCAGACAGCACATCAGCCTGGAGATGTTCGCCGACGCTGACCTCATTCGCACCACGGTCACCGAACCGGGCCACTGGACCAGCCAGACCCAACCGGATCAGGACGTTCCCGCAGCGAGTCTGACTCTCATTCGCGGGCTGTCAGACCACGCTCGCATCGATCGCGGCCCGCGCGGCACCTGCTACACCATGCACCACTGCCGCACCCCCGTCACCGAGCCGCAAGCCGCGTCGGCCACCGCCTCGCCGCATCGGCAAACGGGCTGACCAGCGGCGAGGACTCGGCCCGTTTGCGTCCCGGAGTCCCGGGCACGATGATCGATTCAATTGGCCGGCGAAGGGAGCGGGTCATGCCCACGGATGGCCCGAACAACGTTTCCCCGTTGCTGCTGCCCGGGGTGATCCTCGGCGGTGTGCTGCTGTTGATCGGCGGGATCACCACCGGAAGCGTCTCGACCGTCATTCTCGCGCTGGTCGTGACCGCTGTTCTGACGTGGACCATCGCGAGGCGGAACCGTACGTGACGCGGGGCCGCGGTGCCGTCGGACGCGGGGCCGCGGTGCCGTCGGACGCGGCGCCGCGGTGCCGTCGGGCGCGCCTAAGCCGCCGGATCCTCTTGCGCTCGCCCCGACGGCTCGACCTCGGTGAGCTCGAACAGGTCCGTGGCGACGGCCAGCGCCAGCACGCGGACCACCGGCTTCGACGGGGCGGCCAGGGCGAAGGAGTGGCCGGCGTCCAGGACGGCCTGCCGGAGCTCGACCAGGACCCGAAGGCCCATCGAGTCCATGAAGGTCACCTCGGAGCACTCCAGGACCACATCGGTGCCCTGGCGGGCCCAGGCTTCGGCCTGGGCCTGGAACCGGGGGTGGGCTGCCAGATCGAGGTCTCCGGCGACGCTGGCGACCAGACGACGCTCCGCCTGTCGCGTTGAGCAGGTGAATCCCATTTGTACCCTCCCTACCGTCCTACCGTCCTACCGTCGTGTACCGTCCTCCACCCTGGCTTCCCGGCGGTGACCTGTCAAGAATTGCATGAAATATGTTTCGCTATCGGGCTGCGGCGAGTAGGGTCGGCGCCATGGCTCGGCACGGCAAAGAAGGGTCCTGGACCCTGCTCACCTCCCACGGCCATGTCCTGGTGGAGATCGCACGCAACCCCGAGGCCATGATCAGGGAGCTCGCCGCCGCGTCCGGGATCACCGAACGGGCGACCATCCTGATCGTTTCGGACCTGGTCGACGCCGGCTATGTGACGCGCGAGCGCGTAGGCCGGCGCAACCACTATGAGCTGCACCTGGACGCCGGATTCCGGCACGCCTCGCAGGACGGTCTGCGGATCGGGCCGTTCTTGGATCTGCTCACCGAGGGCCGGCTGTCGCAAAAGGATGTGCTGTACCTGATCGACGAGCCGTTGACCCTGCCGACGGCACAGGGTGCCGGGGAGCCGTAGCCTGACCGCATGACGCATGCCTCCGAACTCACGCCGGACGAGGCGTTCGCGATGCTCATGGCCGGCAACCGGCGCTTCGTCGACGGCACGCCCGAGCACCCGAACCAGGACGCCGAGCGCCGCGCCGAGCTGGCCCCGGGGCAGGCGCCGTTCGCGGTGCTGTTCGGCTGCTCCGACTCCCGGCTGGCCGCCGAGATCATCTTCGACCGGGGTCTGGGCGACCTGTTCGTGGTCCGCACCGCCGGCCACGTCTTCGGCCCGGAGGTGCTGGGCAGCATCGAGTACGGAGTGTCCGTGCTGCGCTGTCCGCTCGTGGTGGTGCTCGGCCACGACTCCTGCGGCGCGGTCGCGGCGGCCCGTCAGGCGGTGGAGGAAGGCGTCCCGGCCCCGGGGTACGTGCGCGATGTCATCGAGAAGGTCACCCCGTCGGTGCTGGCGGCCCGGGCTGCCGGCCACACCGAGGACCGCGACTACATCGCTGAGCAGATACGGCACACCGTGCACCTGTTGTTGGAACGCTCGCGGGTCTTGTCCGACGCCGTGGCAGACGGTTCCGTCTCCGTCGCGGGCATGGCCTACCGGCTCGTCGACGGCACCGCCGAACTGATCACGCTCAACGGAACCGATCACGACGACAGCACATCTGCGCGATAGCTGTTTGAGTCGCCGGAAAACGGTAACCGGCTTATCACCCCCCACGGGGGCCACACCGAAGCCACCGAGCGGGACACCCGACGCGCTTCGAAAGCTGTCAGAGTTCCGTCGGGCCGACAATGGCGAGGTGAGAGTGTGAGCGGGACTGCTCTTGCTGTTCGGGCTCCCGCACCAACGGATCCGTTTCGGCATGAGGCTTTCCTGTACTCCGGCAGTGAGCACTTCCTGGCCGGAGTGTCCGCGTTCGTGCGCAGTGCGTTGGCGGCGCAGGAAGCGATCCTGGTCGCGGTCGTCGAGCCGCAGGCCGTACTGCTGCGCGAAGCGCTGGGCGCCGACGCCGACCGCGTCGGGTTCCTCGACATGGAGCACCTCGGCCGCAACCCGGCGCGGATCATCCCGGCCTGGCAGGACTGGGTCGACAAGAACGCCTCGTCGGCGCGGGGATTCCGGGGGATCAGCGAAGCGGTCTGGCCCGGCCGCACGCCGAGCGAACTGGCCGAGTGCTGGCAACACGAACGCCTCCTGAACACCGCCTTCGACGGCGGTCCCGGCTGGTGGCTGCTGTGTCCCTACGACATCGGCGCCCTGCCCGCGCCGTCCGTCGACACCGCGAACGGCTGCCACCCCAGCGTCGTCGACCGCGACATCCGAAGGCCCGGCGCCGGCTATCCGTCCGCCGGATTCGTCCACCCCGCCCTGTCCGACGAAGCGTTGGACGAGCCCTCGGTCCCGGTGTGGGAACTCGGCTTCGACATGGCAGACCTGGGCCGGCTCCGCGACGTGGTCACCGAGTTCGCCAAGACGCTGGAGGGCGACCGCAGAGCGGACGACGCGGCCCTGGTCGTCAGCGAACTGGCGGCGAACAGCATCAAGTACGGCGGGGGAGCCGGCGTGCTCCGGCTGTGGCACGAGGAGCAGGATCTGATCTGTGAAGTGCGGGACCGAGGCCTGATCACCGACCCGCTGGCCGGGCAGCGCCGCCCCACCGGTCTGGGCGGCAAGGCCGGGCTGTGGATCTCGAACCGGGTGTGCGACCTGCTGCAGATCCGCTCGGCGGCGGGAGCGGGCACCGTCGTGCGCGCACGCTTCGGGGGATCCGCCGACACGGCGTGATGGTGCCGGCGTGAGGGCGCCGAAGTCACGATCGGATCACGGATCCGGCGCGAGGTAATCCTCGTCGGCCGCGATGGCATCAATCAGGGTGACCGCGATTGTCGCGATCTGTATCAGCGGGGGAGACCGGGCCATGGCGGCTCTTTCAAAACGCACTGTCATCATCGCCACGGCCGTCGTCGTGGCTGCCACGGCCGGCACCGCTGTGGCGGTGAGCGCGAGCGGCTCGGGCGGGACCCACAAGGCGGACGCCGCGTCCGACGCCACGTCCACCGGCGCGTCACCCACCGCCCCGGGCGCCCCGGCCACGTCTGGGACGGAATCCGCGGGGGCGGTTGCGGCCACCACCGATGCGTCCGCGTCCCCGACACCCACCGCGGCGACTCCGACATCCGGCGCGGCCGGCGCGGCCGGAGCCCTCGGTGCCTTCGCCGACGACGGCACCTCGCCGCTGACCGAGTTCCCGAGCCTGGTGAAGTTCAGCCAGGCCCTGGGCGGCGCCACCCACATCGTCACCACCATCGACCCCCGCTACCAGCGCGCCGCCGCGAGCGCCGTCTCGGCGAAGCCGCTGTCCGGGATGGTCGTCCTCCAAGCGGACACGGGCAAGATCCTGGCCATGGCCAGCAACGGTCCGGCCGACCTCGCCTACCACGCGGCGCGCGCCCCGGGCTCGACGTTCAAGGTGGTCACCGCCGAAGCCCTGCTGCGCGGCGGGATGACACCGGATTCCCCCGCACCCTGTCCGTCGAAGGACAAGACCTACCCGATCACCAACGACGAGACCAGCACCGTCAATCTCCAGGCGACACTCCGCTGGGGCTTCGTCAACTCCTGCAACACCTCCTTCACCGGCCTGTTCGACAAGGCCGCCAAGACCCCGGTGTCCCAGGAGTCGACGAACTACTTCGGGCTGAACCAGCCATGGGACCTGGGCCTGGGCGCGACGCTCTACGGCGTCGACAGCGGAGCCACGGCCAACGTCCCACCCGCCACGGGCCAGGACTTCGCCGCAGAGCTCTTCGGCCAGGGCCAGATCACCATGTCCCCGCTGAACATGGCCTCGGTCGTCGCGACAGTGGACGCCGGGCAGTTCCACCAGCCGTACCTCGTCTCCGGCACCACACCCACCGCGCACGCGCAGCCGCTGAGCCGCACCGTCGACACCGACCTGAAGAGCATGATGCGCGAAGTCGTCACCGAGGGGACGGCGTACAAGTCGCTGTCGGCCGTGTCCCCACCGGTCAGCGCGAAGACCGGCACCGCACAGGCCTCCGACGGCGAGGACAGCTGGATGATCGCCTTCCAGGGCGACGTCGCGGTGGCATGCCTCGTCGAGGACGGCGGCTTCGGCGACGCGGCGGCGGGGCCGGAGATCGCGGCGATGCTGAACGCGGCGAACGGGCATTAGGTGCGACTTGCGCCCACTTATCTGAACCTTGCCTTGGCGCGCCGCCATGATGTCGATGGTCGGCCGGTCGTCTTCCGAGGTGGCTCCGGCGCTCTTCCCGGCGGGAGCGCCGCCGGCCAGCCGGGCCGCGAGCAGCTGCTTGCCGATCTCAGTGCCCTTACGGCTGTCGGCCTGCGCCTTGGTGAACAGCTCGACTATTTCGGTGTCGTTGTCCCGACCAGGTCTTTCTCCCGGTCGGTATGGACGCCCTCGTCCGGTGCGATCAACCGTCCGGAGCGTTCCGTGCCTACCTGGCCGTCCTGCAGGTCCTCAGCGTCTTCGGCGCGCTCCGGGCCTGCCTCGGTACCTCCTCCGCGGTGTCATAGTTCTCCGGATCGATGGCGCTGTCGGGTTCGTTGTCGCTCATCCGCGCCGTGTGACCGGCGGTCGGCGGATCAAACCCGCTGGCCGTGGAGGCCCGGCCCCGGGCCGTCCGCTTCGAGCCGCTGCCGCAGCCGGCCCAGGATCTGGGCCAGGAGCCGGGACACCTGCATCTGCGAGACGCCGAGTTCGGCGCCGATCTCCGACTGGGACATGTTCCGGAAGAAGCGCATCAGCAGGATCCGCTTCTCCCTGGCGGTCAGCCGTTCCAGGAGCGGCTTGAGCGCCTCGCGGTCGACGACCCGGTCGATACCGGGGTCCTCGTGTCCCATCAGCTCGCCCAGCGTGGCGCTGTCGCCCTCGGGGTGGAGCACGGGCATGTCCAGCGAGGTCGTGTTGTACGCGGCGACCGCTTCGTAGGCCTCGACGATCTCCTCCAGCGGCAGATCGAGGAAGCGGGCGACGTCCTCGGCTCTGGGCACCGTGCCGAGCTGGTGCGTGAGCTCCTGTTGGGCCCTGCGCACCGCGGCCGACAACTCCTGCATTCGGCGCGGCACGTGCAGGTCCCACGTCGTGTCCCGGAAGTGGCGCTTGATCTCGCCGGCGATGATCGGGGTGGCGTATGTCAGGAAGGTGGTCCCGTAGTCGGGATCGAAGTTGTCGACCGCCTTGACCAGCCCGAGGTAGGCGACCTGCTCCAGATCCTGTGGCGGCTCGCCGCGCTGCCGGAAACGGCGCGCTACGTAGCGCGCGTAGGACATGTACTCGCCGATGACGTACTCGCGCAACGCGTCGTATTCGGGTTCGTCGTTGCGCAGTCTGCGCAGACGGAACAACGCTTCGCGCGCTTCAGAACGTTCGCGCAGGCGCGCGGCTTCGCTTTCGCATTCCTCAGCGAGAGTCTCCATCACGCCTCCCGCCGACGCGGTGCTTCCGGATGTCGACGCGTACGACCGAGTCCTGAACACACCAGGAGAAGTCGTCGACCAGCGCGGTGAGGATGGCCCATCCGAAATCGTCGCCGTCCGGTGCGACGGAGGCGTCGGCAGCGATGCTTAGGGCGATGTGCATGCCGGTCTCAGCGATGGTGACAGTCGCCGACAGATCGTCGTGCTTCGTGCCCCGGCGGAGAGCGACGCAGTTGCGCAGGAGGAACCCGCTCGCCTCGTCGACGGCCAACTTCAGGTCGGCGATCTCCTCGAACGTGCAGCCCAGCAACGGTGCGACCTGTCCGCAGGCCGCCCGGAGGATGGGGACGTACTCGGCGCGGGCGGGCACCTGGAGGGCGACGGTGGCGGCCTGCGCGGTTGTCGCTTCGTCGCTAGTCGCGGCGTGGCGCGCACCATTCCTGCCGTCCGGCGAGCTCATTGGAGATCGGCGTTCGACCGTGGGGGTTGTTCCCGTTCGTGGGTGGTGGTTCTGCTGTGGGCGGCGAGTCCAGGGTTGTCAACCAGCATCATGTGACATCGCTCCTCTGCGCCTATTCGCACATTGCTCGGAGCCGATCTGCTGCCCGGGCCGATGCGGGGTAAACGGTGAAAATCCTCCCGTTCCCCCACGTGGACCAGCGGCGACGGCCCCGGTTTGGCCGCGGGAGCCCCGGGCACACGGACGATCTCACGAGAGGAGACCACCCATGCCGCGCGGCCAGTGGAGCGACAAGCGTGAACGCCAGTACGAGCACATCAAGGAAGGTCTGAAGGACCGCGGCAGGTCCGAGGACACCGCCGAGGAGATCGCGGCACGGACCGTCAACAAGGAACGGGCCCGGCACGGCGAGGCCAAGGAGTCGAGCCGCCTGTCGAAGGAGGACATCTCCTCCGGGCGGCGCGGCGGAAAACGCTCGCACACGGGGTCGGGCGGCCGCACCTACGACCAGCTCTACGAGGAAGCCAAGCACAAGAACATCAAGGGCCGCTCGAAGATGAACAAGAGCGAGCTGCTCAAGGCCGTCGGCGGACGCTGAGGCCGCCGGAGCTCGTCCGCACGGATCGTCCGACGCACGGAGGCACGTCCCCTCCGTGCGTCGAATGGTGCAGGTGATGAGGATGATCGATCAGTGAACGCGCGCCGGCTTCAGGCCACGGGGTCCTTCACCCGAAGACTCTCGTGCATCGCGCTCACGCCCACCTGCCAACTGTCGAGCAGCCGGGCCGCCAGCGCTGCCTCTGTGAACCCGGAGGCGGCCAGCCCGAATGCGACGTCTGATTCGAGATCGGGCTCTTCCCGCAGCAGCGCGTCGAGTACGCCACGGCGTACCAGTTGCTCGTGGACCGCGTCGGCCTCGACGTGCTCGCTGTAGAAGAGATATCCGGCCTCGGCGACCTCGTGCCGCCGGAAGGCTTCGACGAGGCGGCGGGACGAGGGTGAAGAACCGATCTCGGCGCGGGCGAACTGTCCGAGCAGGGCGCCGCGATGAGCGCGGTGCAGACCGAACATCGACATCAGGTTCACCACAGCCATCGCCTCCCACGGCGCGGCGTCCACCTGCGCGCCGTATTCGGCGTCGAGGTCCCAGGCGGCCATCATGTCGGCGAACAGCCGGGAGTGGACCCGTTCGGGGCGCCCGCCGCCGTACTCGTCGTACTGCAAAGCGACCAGGACAGCCTGAGCCTCGCCGTGCGTGCGCGGGATCGCCCAGGTCTGGGGGTCGGCCTCCTTCAGGTGGTAGAGCGAGCGTGCGGCGAGATACTCCTGGATCTGCCACCGCTGACCCTTGTCCTGAAGGTAGCCCGAAGCGCTGCCCTCCCCATCGGAAGGCGCCAGCAGCAAGCCGATCTGTTCCGCGGAGCTCGGCACGCTGCCGAGTTCGTCGTGCAGCCGCTCCACGAACGCCCGCTCCAACGACGCACGCAGCGTCAGCAGGCCCGGGTCCCATTCCCAACCGTCGTCGACACCACGGAAACCCCGATAGTGCAGCTCGTAACACACGTACAGAGCGAGCTGAGCATCCTCGGAGCAGGCGTCGAGGTACGGCCGGGCAGCGAAGTCACGCACCTGGCCCGGCTCCGCGCGCAGCGACGCCGTCAGCGCCTCCGACATCGGACCACGAGGCTCCGGCAACGGCGGCCGCGCAGAAGCGATGCCCATCGTAATTCTCCTTCATCAGAACTGCTTCATCAGAACTGCTTCATCAGAACTGCTTCATTCGCGGCGCTCGCCGTCCGCCGAACGCACATGACGCCGATGGCTGGTGTCGCAGAACGGATAGCGCTCGCTTAGCCGGCACGTGCACACCGCGACCGTCGGCCGCTCGCTGTGCACGACCTTCCCGTCGGGCAACCGGATCGTCACCGGTCCGCGAACCAGAATCGGCCCGCGCCCCTGCGGAAGGGTGATATCAGCCCGCTCATTCCCGGACACCGCGCACCACCACCAGATCCTCCTCGCGCGCACCGGCCCGGATGAGGCCGTGTTCTTCGAGCCACGCCGCACGGGCGCGCATCACCGGCCCGAACCGGCCCCGAGAACGTGCCGTGACCTCGGTACGCAGGCCCGAACTGCTCAGCATCCCGCAGGTCTTCGCCACATCGGCGACCGAGGACTGCACCATCAACAACACCCCGCCGGGCCGCAGCATCTGCCGGCTCTGGGCACACAGCTGATCCAGGATCTCGCGCCCCGACGGACCGGCATCCCAGGCGCGCGACGGGTTGTCCATCGTGGAATGGCTGGGGATATAGGGCGGATTGGAAACGATGAAGTCAAAGCGGCGGCCGTGCACAGGAGCGAAGACATCCCCGTAGCGCACCCGGATCCGGCGCCCGCGCAGCGCCCCGTTGACGAACGCGGTGGCCAGCGCCCTGCGGGAGACGTCGACAGCGGTGACGACGCCACCGCGGACCGCGGCGGCGACCGCCAGCGCTCCGGTGCCGGTCCCGACGTCCAGGACCTGCGAGCCGGCGGAGACTCGTTCCCTGGCCAGGCTGGCCAGGAGGATCTCGGTATCGGTGCGTACCGAATAGACACCGGGTAAGCGGATGGACATCATCGTGGCTGCTCCTTGGCTCGATCCGTATCCGTCGCATAGCCCGATCCGTACGGGTCAAACCAGGTTGTCGGCCATCACACTGTCCGTGCGGCGAGCGCCAGCGCATGCGGCATGGCGCCTCCGATCGCGTGCTGGCGGGAAGGGCACTCAACTGGCAGAGCTGGTGTGCCCTTCCCGCCTGGCCGGAGCGCCACCCCGGTGGGGCTGCCGACCGGGAGGCGTGTGCTCTGAATCGGGATTCCTAAACAACCCGTGGTGGCCCCCACCGTTTGCCTCGACGCGGAGCGGGCAGACCTGGCGACCTGTCGACACTGGGAAGCACTGGGAAGCACCGAGAAGTACCAAGGAGCACCGATGAGCGTCGGGACGGTACGAGACGTCATGACCACGGCACTGGCCCTGGTCGGCCCGGAGAGTAGCGTGGGGGAGGTGGCGCGGCTCATGAGGGAGCAGGACATCGGCACGGTCCTGGTCGCCGACGACCTCGGCACCACAGGTCTGGTCACCGACCGGGATCTGGCGGTGCGGATCCTGGCCGAGGGCCTCGGCCCGGACACCCCGGTGCGCTCGGCGATGACCTCGCAGCCGGTGTGCCTGCATCCGGACGACCCCGTGGAGGCGGCCTCGGAGACGATGCGCGTGAACGCGATACGCCGTATCCCGGTGGTGCAGGACGGACGCGTGGTCGGCGTCGTGTCCCTGGGCGACCTGGCGCGGGTTCACGCCCCGCGCTCGGTGCTCGGGGAGATCAGCGCGGCGGAGCCGAACCACTGAGGCGGGTGCTCGGTGCTTGGGGCGCGCTGAACTGTTTGTCTGTCAGGGCTCGGGACATATGCGGGGTCTGACAGCGAGTGAGAGGTGGTTGGGAGATGACCGACGATCGCGCATACGTGATCGGCAGCCGCGTCCGATGCGACGGGACCGAGTGCGGCCAGGTGGAGTACGTGGTCGTCGACCCGGTGGCCGACAAGCTCACCCACCTCGTGGTGCGGCCCGACGACGGCGACGGCCAGGCCCGCCTGGTCCCGGTGCACATCGCCGCGCCCGGGCCCGAGGGCGTGGACCTGAACTGCACGCGTGCACGGTTCGAAGAGTTCGAACCGGCGGTGCAGAGCTACTTCCTGCCCGGCGCGGAGCCGCAAGGACCCGCTGGAAACGAGGGGGTGCTGTCGTGGCCGTATTTCGGCGTCGCGCCGACCCCGGCCCTGCTGGGTGTGGCGCCCGGCATGGACTATCCCGAACGGGAACCCGAGACCGTGACCATGGAACGCGTTCCGCTCGGCGAGGTCAGCGTCCGCCGAGGCGAGCGCGTCCATGCCGCCGACGGAGAGATCGGCCGGGTCCGCGGACTGGTCGTCGCGCCGCCGGACAGCGAGGTGAGCCACGTCCTGCTGGACGAG includes the following:
- a CDS encoding penicillin-binding transpeptidase domain-containing protein; the protein is MAATAGTAVAVSASGSGGTHKADAASDATSTGASPTAPGAPATSGTESAGAVAATTDASASPTPTAATPTSGAAGAAGALGAFADDGTSPLTEFPSLVKFSQALGGATHIVTTIDPRYQRAAASAVSAKPLSGMVVLQADTGKILAMASNGPADLAYHAARAPGSTFKVVTAEALLRGGMTPDSPAPCPSKDKTYPITNDETSTVNLQATLRWGFVNSCNTSFTGLFDKAAKTPVSQESTNYFGLNQPWDLGLGATLYGVDSGATANVPPATGQDFAAELFGQGQITMSPLNMASVVATVDAGQFHQPYLVSGTTPTAHAQPLSRTVDTDLKSMMREVVTEGTAYKSLSAVSPPVSAKTGTAQASDGEDSWMIAFQGDVAVACLVEDGGFGDAAAGPEIAAMLNAANGH
- a CDS encoding anti-sigma factor RsbA family regulatory protein, translating into MSGTALAVRAPAPTDPFRHEAFLYSGSEHFLAGVSAFVRSALAAQEAILVAVVEPQAVLLREALGADADRVGFLDMEHLGRNPARIIPAWQDWVDKNASSARGFRGISEAVWPGRTPSELAECWQHERLLNTAFDGGPGWWLLCPYDIGALPAPSVDTANGCHPSVVDRDIRRPGAGYPSAGFVHPALSDEALDEPSVPVWELGFDMADLGRLRDVVTEFAKTLEGDRRADDAALVVSELAANSIKYGGGAGVLRLWHEEQDLICEVRDRGLITDPLAGQRRPTGLGGKAGLWISNRVCDLLQIRSAAGAGTVVRARFGGSADTA
- a CDS encoding carbonic anhydrase, translated to MTHASELTPDEAFAMLMAGNRRFVDGTPEHPNQDAERRAELAPGQAPFAVLFGCSDSRLAAEIIFDRGLGDLFVVRTAGHVFGPEVLGSIEYGVSVLRCPLVVVLGHDSCGAVAAARQAVEEGVPAPGYVRDVIEKVTPSVLAARAAGHTEDRDYIAEQIRHTVHLLLERSRVLSDAVADGSVSVAGMAYRLVDGTAELITLNGTDHDDSTSAR
- a CDS encoding helix-turn-helix transcriptional regulator, with the protein product MARHGKEGSWTLLTSHGHVLVEIARNPEAMIRELAAASGITERATILIVSDLVDAGYVTRERVGRRNHYELHLDAGFRHASQDGLRIGPFLDLLTEGRLSQKDVLYLIDEPLTLPTAQGAGEP
- a CDS encoding HemK2/MTQ2 family protein methyltransferase, with the translated sequence MSIRLPGVYSVRTDTEILLASLARERVSAGSQVLDVGTGTGALAVAAAVRGGVVTAVDVSRRALATAFVNGALRGRRIRVRYGDVFAPVHGRRFDFIVSNPPYIPSHSTMDNPSRAWDAGPSGREILDQLCAQSRQMLRPGGVLLMVQSSVADVAKTCGMLSSSGLRTEVTARSRGRFGPVMRARAAWLEEHGLIRAGAREEDLVVVRGVRE
- a CDS encoding ATP-binding protein; the protein is MSSPDGRNGARHAATSDEATTAQAATVALQVPARAEYVPILRAACGQVAPLLGCTFEEIADLKLAVDEASGFLLRNCVALRRGTKHDDLSATVTIAETGMHIALSIAADASVAPDGDDFGWAILTALVDDFSWCVQDSVVRVDIRKHRVGGRRDGDSR
- a CDS encoding plasmid stabilization protein encodes the protein MPRGQWSDKRERQYEHIKEGLKDRGRSEDTAEEIAARTVNKERARHGEAKESSRLSKEDISSGRRGGKRSHTGSGGRTYDQLYEEAKHKNIKGRSKMNKSELLKAVGGR
- a CDS encoding STAS domain-containing protein, giving the protein MGFTCSTRQAERRLVASVAGDLDLAAHPRFQAQAEAWARQGTDVVLECSEVTFMDSMGLRVLVELRQAVLDAGHSFALAAPSKPVVRVLALAVATDLFELTEVEPSGRAQEDPAA
- a CDS encoding CBS domain-containing protein, producing the protein MSVGTVRDVMTTALALVGPESSVGEVARLMREQDIGTVLVADDLGTTGLVTDRDLAVRILAEGLGPDTPVRSAMTSQPVCLHPDDPVEAASETMRVNAIRRIPVVQDGRVVGVVSLGDLARVHAPRSVLGEISAAEPNH
- a CDS encoding SigB/SigF/SigG family RNA polymerase sigma factor, coding for METLAEECESEAARLRERSEAREALFRLRRLRNDEPEYDALREYVIGEYMSYARYVARRFRQRGEPPQDLEQVAYLGLVKAVDNFDPDYGTTFLTYATPIIAGEIKRHFRDTTWDLHVPRRMQELSAAVRRAQQELTHQLGTVPRAEDVARFLDLPLEEIVEAYEAVAAYNTTSLDMPVLHPEGDSATLGELMGHEDPGIDRVVDREALKPLLERLTAREKRILLMRFFRNMSQSEIGAELGVSQMQVSRLLAQILGRLRQRLEADGPGPGLHGQRV
- a CDS encoding iron-containing redox enzyme family protein; amino-acid sequence: MGIASARPPLPEPRGPMSEALTASLRAEPGQVRDFAARPYLDACSEDAQLALYVCYELHYRGFRGVDDGWEWDPGLLTLRASLERAFVERLHDELGSVPSSAEQIGLLLAPSDGEGSASGYLQDKGQRWQIQEYLAARSLYHLKEADPQTWAIPRTHGEAQAVLVALQYDEYGGGRPERVHSRLFADMMAAWDLDAEYGAQVDAAPWEAMAVVNLMSMFGLHRAHRGALLGQFARAEIGSSPSSRRLVEAFRRHEVAEAGYLFYSEHVEADAVHEQLVRRGVLDALLREEPDLESDVAFGLAASGFTEAALAARLLDSWQVGVSAMHESLRVKDPVA
- a CDS encoding CDGSH iron-sulfur domain-containing protein codes for the protein MRRGSKNTASSGPVRARRIWWWCAVSGNERADITLPQGRGPILVRGPVTIRLPDGKVVHSERPTVAVCTCRLSERYPFCDTSHRRHVRSADGERRE